The Naumovozyma castellii chromosome 2, complete genome sequence caaaaaaaaatttcatttgctTCGATGAGCGTCACCCGGATGGGATCTTCAGTTAACAACGAGGAGAATACAGGACTTCAAGCAGTTGCCTGACGaatatcaagaaaatattttatgtAATAGCTATCATATGTGGATTCAATGCTATGCCTAATTGAGCTGGTTTCGATATGTTTCGCTTGGTAGACGTTGTGTGCTTTATCCTGAGAAGCCCTAACTGAAAAAGTTTTCCagtcttgaaatttttcactgtgaaaaaaaattaagcGAGAAAAACATAtaaaaagaacaagagaaaCTCCTGTCATTGGCAATCGTCTCTTCTCTAATCTTTCATACAGATCAGAAAGACAAACAAACAAGCAAACAAACAGACAAACTCAACATGAGCAAACACAACAATGCCACTCAAGGATGAGTGGGgaataataaatacaaTGATTCAGTTCAAAAAACCAGGATAAACATGTTTTTGCTATCTGGcattgatgataatggtgTCTCTTCTTTCCCAGTCCGATTCGACCATGACGACACGGGGTTCTATCACGCTTTTATCACCCTATTTATTTAGAGTGATGGCTTTTCTTGCCAGTGTAATTCATTACACGATAACAAAACTCTCTGAGCctcttttgaaaacatgttttccattttttgttccattattttattttatttttatcttttgTTGATTGTCCATGAAAAAGTTTGGAATTGgcaaattattttatttatataagaGCTCTTTTAGTTCacgatgatgaaaattGGTTCCTTAACATTCGCAGTTTCCACGGTAGTGGTACGCTTAAGAACCCATCTTTAGTACCATCGGTGACCGCTCATTTATTGAGACCTTCCTAGGATGTCTGAGTGTTctaaaagaaattatatatGTTTAAACctttcttgaatatcttGTCAAAATTACCTTTTAACATGTCACTAAATCAAGCAAACGAATAATGCTCTAAAAGATACCTTATcgtattttattttgttgttattaaaCTATCTAAGAACTCCTATGGGTGTTGGTTCCCAATCTGTTTTCCTTTCCCATAATTTTATCTCCGGTTTGATAGATTCACTATTACTTGCCTTTGACTCTATAGtattcattcttttctttaaattggCCAAATCACCCAAGATGGAATTCACTTTTGAATCTTTAACTTCATTCTTAACATCCACTTTGGGAGATGATTCAACTGGGCCACTTTTCAACACATCATAGACACTCATTTCACTCTCATTAAATCGTTTCTTTAAAGTATCAATATGATCAGAAATCTTATTCAGTACTTCTTGCTCGTTATTTGCTTGtcttttcctcttctttttccTCCATGAATTACCATTCGCTTGCGAATCTTGTAACTTAGCAGACAATTCTTGTAAGATCCAAAGTTTTAAATAGGAGGTATTTTTCCCCGTCAGCAGATCGTCCCATTGATCCCAACGATGTACtaacttcttcaaattcaaatgatcaacaatatttttcagtaATTTCCCTCTTAAACCTTTCCAGGTATTAAACTGtctcttcaatatcttgTTATCAAGTTCGGTGCTATTACTGTACGAAGTCAAAATCCAAGatattaattcaaaatcgAATGCATTTAATTTGTACatcaaaaattgaatcaaaaTTGGGTCATAATTTTCCATACATTTTCTTATGAAAGCTCTCTTATCATCTTGGCTCCTCCAAAGTTCTCGAAATTCAAACacaaatgaattaatatGATCTTTTGCCGACAATGACGAggaattcttctttttgtttGAAGTTCCATTCTCTTCTTCCACAACAAAATTTGAACTACTTATCACACTATTGTCAGATTCCCAAACCCATCTCTCTTCaacaaaaattgatttggTCTTTTTCCATAGCTGCAACGTAGAactcaattttttttccaattctcttttcatTCTTTCCTCCTCCTTAATACTTTCCTCCCTCtcgtcatcttcttcttcatctgaaCTATCGTTAgttaattcatcatcattccAATAATGATCCCATAGCCAATTCAATGCTTCCTTACATGCCATCCGTAACATATCCAATCCGGGCAAATCCCTTTCATGAGTCCCCCAATGTCTCAAATCCACAAACCAGGAACTCAGTCCCACTTTCTTGGCTAGGACATGTAAGGGTATAGCGAATTGCGATTGCTGAGTCGGATCCAAAACCCCATTAACAAATCTTATCAGCGACATCATATAACTCAATCGAACATTCATCTCATCCACACAGACTTGTGCTTCATCCAGTAACATAGACGTCGTCAGCTGTGCTGTGGTATCTATCACGTGAGGTAAGTACTGTGTGCCCTTCATTCTATAACTCATCACTCTTTGGATAGCTCGCGATCTCATGTCCTCCTTGGCTGACGAAGATTTCATATAAAACCAATCCTTCAGTTCAGCCAGCTCAGCTGAATTCCTCCATGGTGTGATCCTTGCATGGttcatccttttctttGCACTTGTTTTATCTAAACGCTGCAGTCATAGAGACCACTTTaagtattattttttttttcaagatgaGCTTCgacttttttttcaatccATCTCGTTTAAAAATGcttgaaatttatttaacTGAATCATCATAAAAGGCTCAATAGTAAAAGTCAACTGGATAACAAAGCTACGCCAGGTCAGCCCAACCTATGTCAAACGTCTACCCGACAGAATATAATAGTCAGAACTCGAAGAAGCGTAACAGACCTACAGTGGTATGCACAAACTGtaagaaaaggaagagTAAATGTGACCGAGGAAGACCATGCAGCACCTGTGCTCGCTTGGGAGATGGGGATCGATGTATTTATGTCAGTGACACAGGCTCTGAATCACCCGTTCCCATGAACCAGTTTATGCCGAAGAGAGTGAAAGTCTTGAAACCTTCAAATAGACATGCGTTCCCCAGATCTCCTGATATGGTCTCAAATACTTCGATGCAGTTGATCACACCAATTCATCACCAGGAGCCAGagtttattaatttgataCCTAACGGTTTCTATATTGAAACTAAGAGATCTGCGGTGACtttgttttctttgttCACGGATTCTTCCATGGAGCATAGAGATCCTTACTTGAAGGCAATGTTAACCTTTAGAGAAATTGCTATCAAGAGGACTATGGAAaagttgaaattgaaatatagTGCTATCACGAACCCCAGTTTACCAGTCTCTTTTGAAACGTTATCCGCTTTCGATGATGTCAATGATAAGATTGCCAAAAAGGGTTCCTTTTCACACGAATTAGGCGCTATCTCTGACCCCACTGGGACTTCTAATGGACCTCCCTTCATTATGGGGAACCATAGTACTTTTTTTGCAAAACATCAAATGACGCATAAGGCAATCTTTGAACGATTTGCTCAATATAGAAAGAATGATAATaccaaatttaatgatttggaaaccGTCGCCAAGACACATATCCCACCTCGTAGACTTTTCTTTGATAGaattcttccatttttcgagatgaatatattagatATGATCCCTATTTTTAATATGAGAATCTTAACTAATGAATTAGATATTCTTTACACTCGCGTGGAGACAGAGTCTACCATCtctttgaaacaattcGATCATGTTGtttattgtattatattattgatGACCAGATTAACACAACTTTCCattgaattttcaaaggTGAATCATGATTCATATAAGGATATCGTGACATTAGATTCTAGTAAATATATTGCCATTGTGaatcaatatttatttcaaatgaaaacgTTGAGAAAATGTACTTTATTACAATTGCAAAGTTTAATATTGTTAAGATTTTATCATTGGTGTGCTCCAGAAGATGGAGATGGGCAAGAAGCACAGCAAAATCAAGTCCTTATGGGAACCATTATCGCCAGTTGCAAAGAAGTTGGTATAAACTGGACTTGTTTTATGGAAAATGAGGGGAGGTTCTTCAGGATTGCCAAGGCAACAAGACCCAATTTGGAGTTCATGGATGTAGCCGAATATGAGAggattttcaaaatgatttGGGCATATGTTTTATTTTGGGATAGGAAAATGTGCTTAATTAATGGACAAGAATGTTTGATAGGTAAATCATTTCCTTTTAAGGGAACCAAACTTGAGCTGGATTCATGGTTTGTaaagattattgaattggataatttaataatgaagattaATGATCTCTGTAATGATTTACCATCGCACGTTGATTTAATTAAGATGGAAGTGCTAAAGGATGAATTGGAGAATGGGTTTAAAGTacttcaaaaatatttgcaAGATaaaaatcatttaaattttgaatttcaatGGATGTTAGATCTTTTCTCACTGGCTATATTGCATGCCAAGATGATATTTTATGAGTATGATACCAATTTCATGAAGTTTCATAGCTCCATGCAACAATTATGGGATCAGCTAATATATGTGGCACAAAGATGTTATGGTTTATTCTATAATGATACCTCAAATGATATATTGAATCCATTTACTAAATTTTACACGAATAGAATTGTAGAAATTGTGGCCAATAAACTTTGTGTGTTAACCCCAACATTCATATTAAGAATGAAGAGattgaaacaattagaTGTATCAGCGAGAAATTTAATTGTCAAATTCTTGTATGGGATATCCTCCatttatttcaatgaatttggGTTTGAATATTATAGATGTTTTAAGAAGATGTTTACGGCGAAGATTAGTTACAAATTATTAAACCGACCAGCGGATAAAGATGCATGGGAAATCATCTTGGAGTTTTTAATTACAGAAttagaatataataagGAGAATGAAAACGATTCTGATTATAGGAAGAGAACTCAATTACCCGATCTAGCTCCCTTAGTTAATAAACTTGCCACAGTTTTAGATCAAATGCCCAATAAGGAAGATAGGGCTAATTTTATGGATGTTTGGGATTCTACGATATATCCCATTGGCCAATATGATTCTGAGTTCAAATTGAACATCCATGAAGATATCTTGGAGCAATTTGTCATTGACAAATATACcaattcattcaatatatttgcATCATTTTATGATGATGCTAGTTCGCAATTAGCAGAGAGTACGGAGGAAGTGACTACGAGATTAGGTATGAACTTGCCCTCTCAACAGCTCAATGGGACACCGATGTCTATGTCCTCAGGCTATACGTGGTCCTTAGACCAGTCAATCTCTGGTGGAATAAATGGAGATTCATTAGAACCTGGTAATTTCGAATTATTGcaagaaatttttgaacCAATGGATTTTATCTCCTTCTTTTAAAGATACAAATAACAAACCACCTAAGAAAAGTAGGACAAAGCGTTTGCTTATTTAAGTGACTttgtaatatttattattcatgATATATACGATTATTTACGGAAAATACAACTCCAAGGAGTTAGGAAGAGATtaatcatttatttatagGAATTCTTTAGCCTTTCTTGCATAGGCATGACAATCTCTTAGCCATTGTCTATATTCCTTCAATGACCCAATCTTCTCACCATAATAATCGGGCACAGGGTTACTAAAACTTTGTGAAGATGCATCGACTCTATTACCAATGATATGTTTTAAGAATTCcttatttttcaaattaaatTCTCCCAATGATTTCCTATGAGATACTCTAAAAACCTGTGAGCCTATCAATGGACCAAATAGATAACCTAAGGCACCTGATGCAATTAGCCCTGCAGAGACTACCACTAGTGGGTCAAACCCGAATATCATCTGTGTTGGATCAATTTCCATGGTGGATAAATAAGCCCATGAGATGTTACAACCTAAAAGGGCTGTTACTGCGGAGGAACCAACATTGATTCTACGCTGTTGCTTCCTtagtttgaagaaatcgGACCATGTGAGATTTGATGTTTCCATTATCTCGTTAGTCTTGGTCTTGTTCATGTTTCTTGTTGTGGATGATAAAAGTCTTGTTGGAGTATGAATCAATACGGACCTTGTTGCCATTGATAGTGCCATTCTGCGAGATACAGAGGCcattattgatgaagatgcagACGATAAAAACATTATTCCCTTGATTGGTTTACTTTTCTGATTTAAtatcaattgaatcttcCCTTCATCAAATCTGTCTTTCTTAGCTTATTCTTTGTATTTTCCTAGATAGGCGAGTTCCATTCAATCATTCATTACCCGCAGAATAATACAATATAACGGAGAGAAGGTCtgattttaataaatataaaagactaaataaataaataaaatgaCATATTTGTATGTACGAGTCCAGTTCAGCTCACCTCAGAGATCTTGTTCATCCAAGGTCTTGAAGATGAATGGTTTACTGTCCTTGGGGAAAGTAATCCCATTCTCCAACAATTTGACATAAGCATTAGTGTaatctttgaagaacaaatccaaatcattAGCATATTCCTTGACgatcttcaaataatttggatCTTGCACCAAAGCCATATCAGCGGGCAACATCATGTACCCCTTAGACGAGTTCCATTGCATGTTTCCTGCGTCGTTCTTCTCCAATTTCCAATCTTCgttcaacaaattcataAAGAATTCATTAGTAAAAGTGTTATTAGCGGCCCCCCATGGACCTTCATAACctgaattcttcaaatgagTCTTCCCCAAAGCATGAGCCCCCAATAGAGCCACGACCTCTCTATCATTAAATCCAAATCTATCGAAGAAGTGTCTCATATAATTAGCACCTTGTCCAGCATCTGGTAATCTACCTTGACCCGGGTATGCAGACTCTGGTAAGTCGACTCTACCTGGTCTCCAAGGGATCTTTGGTCCCTGCATCTCCTGGACGGCAGTGACACCGGCCAAAGTGTACATGTCACCATGAGACATCCATGGGAATTCCTTAAAGATAGAATCCAAGAATCTTCCAGCGTTCTCAGTTCCCTTATTAGAAGGATCTGTCTCTTCTTGCTTGAAACGGTAAGTCCCAGCATAGGACCCCCCGGAGTTATCTCCCTTGTCGAAGGTCCCAGACACATGCCATGAGAGACGCACAAGAACGGGACCGTATCCAATATAGTTATCGTATTCGTCCTCTTCTCTGATCTTTTCAGCAATGGCGTTGTAGACCTTCTGGTAGTCTTCCTTGGTCTTCCCGGCGGGGGCGGAGGCCAAGTGGACTATGGGAGCGGCAGCAGCAAGGGCACCCCAAACACCcctgttgttgttattgttacGAGGGTTCTGGTATTGGTGGTGCTTGGATCTCTGGTGGGAGATGGCGGCGGCAGCGGTGGCGGCCGTGGCGGAAGCAGTGAAGAGATATAGGGATCTCCTCTTGAATGTGTTGGAGAACACTGGGAGGAATGTTCTGGAGGcggcagcagcagcagacatgttgttgtggttgttgtGGTGATGTGTTCTTGTAGATGATCGCTCGAGAAATGGAAAGAGGGGTTTATATAATCTCGGGCTGTGCGCTTAGTAAGGAACAAGGGACCATCCATATATCTACAAACACGTTGGTAGTCTATCTGTATGGGAGTGCCATGGAGCTGGAAGTCGAGAGGTTAAGAGGGTACATACATACGGTAACTCCGAATACACTCTTTCCTCGAGGAAAGGAAGATCGGAAGAACAAAGTAACCGTATATGAATGCCCAATACATAGGGGCCATCTAACCTCTCGTCTTACGTAACCAGCAAGGCGAATTTCCCtatgtttctttaatttatgTAATCATCCATGTATGTCTACAATAGACAGTGTGACGCACTGACACACTCGTAAGCAAGCAAGGAAGCAAGAATCTAATTATGGCGTACTCTCCCTCGCTGGAAACTGCACTGGCCGTCGTCAAGCATCAGAGCATGCAGACGGAGAAGTGTCTCGCCAAGAAACAACTGATGGACGCCCTCAAACACTGCTCCATCATGCTAGCTGAACTCAGGAACCCGAAACTGAAACCAAAACAGTACTACGAACTATACTCCATGGTGTTTGACTCCCTCTCGAACTTGTCTCTCTATCTCGTGGAGAATCATCCAAGATTCCATCATCTCGCAGACCTTTACGAATTGGTTCAATACGCAGGCAACATCGTCCCCCGATTATATCTAATGATCACGGTAGGGACCAGCTATTTGCAATGTCAGGACTCGCCCAGAGAGGAAATATTGAAGGATATGATAGAGATGTGTCAAGGAGTACAAAACCCCATTAGAGGTCTCTTCTTAAGATATTATCTATCACAAACTTGTAAAGAATTACTTCCAGCTGATGATCCTGAATTTAACTGTCATTTCATAATAATGaactttattgaaatgAACAAATTGTGGGTCAGATTGCAACATCAGGGCCCTTTAAGGGAAAGGGAACAGCGAACTAAAGAACGCAAGGAATTGCAA is a genomic window containing:
- the OAF3 gene encoding Oaf3p (ancestral locus Anc_1.199), which codes for MSNVYPTEYNSQNSKKRNRPTVVCTNCKKRKSKCDRGRPCSTCARLGDGDRCIYVSDTGSESPVPMNQFMPKRVKVLKPSNRHAFPRSPDMVSNTSMQLITPIHHQEPEFINLIPNGFYIETKRSAVTLFSLFTDSSMEHRDPYLKAMLTFREIAIKRTMEKLKLKYSAITNPSLPVSFETLSAFDDVNDKIAKKGSFSHELGAISDPTGTSNGPPFIMGNHSTFFAKHQMTHKAIFERFAQYRKNDNTKFNDLETVAKTHIPPRRLFFDRILPFFEMNILDMIPIFNMRILTNELDILYTRVETESTISLKQFDHVVYCIILLMTRLTQLSIEFSKVNHDSYKDIVTLDSSKYIAIVNQYLFQMKTLRKCTLLQLQSLILLRFYHWCAPEDGDGQEAQQNQVLMGTIIASCKEVGINWTCFMENEGRFFRIAKATRPNLEFMDVAEYERIFKMIWAYVLFWDRKMCLINGQECLIGKSFPFKGTKLELDSWFVKIIELDNLIMKINDLCNDLPSHVDLIKMEVLKDELENGFKVLQKYLQDKNHLNFEFQWMLDLFSLAILHAKMIFYEYDTNFMKFHSSMQQLWDQLIYVAQRCYGLFYNDTSNDILNPFTKFYTNRIVEIVANKLCVLTPTFILRMKRLKQLDVSARNLIVKFLYGISSIYFNEFGFEYYRCFKKMFTAKISYKLLNRPADKDAWEIILEFLITELEYNKENENDSDYRKRTQLPDLAPLVNKLATVLDQMPNKEDRANFMDVWDSTIYPIGQYDSEFKLNIHEDILEQFVIDKYTNSFNIFASFYDDASSQLAESTEEVTTRLGMNLPSQQLNGTPMSMSSGYTWSLDQSISGGINGDSLEPGNFELLQEIFEPMDFISFF
- the LAS1 gene encoding rRNA-processing protein LAS1 (ancestral locus Anc_1.200), which translates into the protein MNHARITPWRNSAELAELKDWFYMKSSSAKEDMRSRAIQRVMSYRMKGTQYLPHVIDTTAQLTTSMLLDEAQVCVDEMNVRLSYMMSLIRFVNGVLDPTQQSQFAIPLHVLAKKVGLSSWFVDLRHWGTHERDLPGLDMLRMACKEALNWLWDHYWNDDELTNDSSDEEEDDEREESIKEEERMKRELEKKLSSTLQLWKKTKSIFVEERWVWESDNSVISSSNFVVEEENGTSNKKKNSSSLSAKDHINSFVFEFRELWRSQDDKRAFIRKCMENYDPILIQFLMYKLNAFDFELISWILTSYSNSTELDNKILKRQFNTWKGLRGKLLKNIVDHLNLKKLVHRWDQWDDLLTGKNTSYLKLWILQELSAKLQDSQANGNSWRKKKRKRQANNEQEVLNKISDHIDTLKKRFNESEMSVYDVLKSGPVESSPKVDVKNEVKDSKVNSILGDLANLKKRMNTIESKASNSESIKPEIKLWERKTDWEPTPIGVLR
- the PAM17 gene encoding Pam17p (ancestral locus Anc_1.196); protein product: MFLSSASSSIMASVSRRMALSMATRSVLIHTPTRLLSSTTRNMNKTKTNEIMETSNLTWSDFFKLRKQQRRINVGSSAVTALLGCNISWAYLSTMEIDPTQMIFGFDPLVVVSAGLIASGALGYLFGPLIGSQVFRVSHRKSLGEFNLKNKEFLKHIIGNRVDASSQSFSNPVPDYYGEKIGSLKEYRQWLRDCHAYARKAKEFL
- the CCP1 gene encoding cytochrome-c peroxidase (ancestral locus Anc_1.194), producing the protein MSAAAAASRTFLPVFSNTFKRRSLYLFTASATAATAAAAISHQRSKHHQYQNPRNNNNNRGVWGALAAAAPIVHLASAPAGKTKEDYQKVYNAIAEKIREEDEYDNYIGYGPVLVRLSWHVSGTFDKGDNSGGSYAGTYRFKQEETDPSNKGTENAGRFLDSIFKEFPWMSHGDMYTLAGVTAVQEMQGPKIPWRPGRVDLPESAYPGQGRLPDAGQGANYMRHFFDRFGFNDREVVALLGAHALGKTHLKNSGYEGPWGAANNTFTNEFFMNLLNEDWKLEKNDAGNMQWNSSKGYMMLPADMALVQDPNYLKIVKEYANDLDLFFKDYTNAYVKLLENGITFPKDSKPFIFKTLDEQDL